The bacterium nucleotide sequence GGCTACCCTTTGACCATGCTTATTTTGATTAATGGTGGACATTCGTTTGCGATTGGATTCAAAGGGCAGATGGCTAATTCGCTCATATCCCTGCCTTAGAGATTCTATATCCAGTCCTGCCTTTTGTGCTAAGACAATTAGTGAACCCTCAGTTGGGTCGCCCAGTATCCTCCAGGAATTCGCTTCTTGAGTAGGTGAGATTAGTTGGGCATTATTACACAGCACAATTGAGGTGAAAAATATCTTACAGGTTGCATCTTGAGACAGGATTAAAGGCTCAATCCTTTGTTCCTGGTCATCAAAGAATTCTCCTTTTGGTTGATAAGAGCTACCACTTATGTTAATAACCTTCTGATTTATAAAAATTTTACAGACACTAATTTGATTAGTAGTTAAGGTGCCAGTTTTATCTGTACAGATGACATCTGTGCAACCAAGTGTCTCCACTGAGGAGAGTTGTTTAATCAAAACATTTCTTTTTGCCATTCTTTGAACACCCATAGCTAAGGCTAAGGATAGGGTGGGTAATAAACCCTCTGGAATATTAGCCACAATAATACCAATAGTAAAGGTAAAGGCAGCAACCAGAGAAAGACCGCCAATGCCTTTACCAAGAAAGAAAAAGACAATACCCATACTAACCGCTAAGATAGAAATAACATTGACCATCTGGTGTATCTCTTTTTGCAGTGGGCTCAATTCCTCTTCTACAGACTGGGTTAATCTGGCGATTTTACCAATCTCTGTGTGCATACCCGTGCCAATAGCTATTGCCTTACCGCTTCCTGAAACAACCGATGTACCAGCAAAGATCATATTTGGCAATTCAGTCCATAAAAATACCTTTTCATCCTTAAGGGGTTCAGCCATCTTGTAGATTGGTCTTGATTCTCCAGTCAGAGCCGAGTTATTGACTCGTATTTCGTAAGCCTCAATTAATCGGGCATCTACAGAAATGGCATCCCCTTCCTCAAAAAGGATAATATCACCAGGAACAAGCTCTAAAGACAGAACATCTGTTTCCTTACCATTTCTCATCACCTTTGATCTTAAGGGTAGTAATCTCTGAAGGGCTTCGATAGCCTTTTCTGCCTTAAACTCCTGCCAGAATGAAAAGATAGCATTAATCAGGATGACACCAATAATAGCCCAGCCCAGTTGAGGCATAGCTACAGCCGGAATAAAGCATAACCCTGCGCCTATCCAGAGGAGAATAGCAAAAAGTGAGGTAAGATTCTTTAAGAATTTGATATAGACCGGGACTTGCTTGATCTTTTTGAGGATATTATGGCCATAGAGCTTTAATCTTCTTTGAGCCTCTTCTTCGCTTAGTCCCTGCGGCGAGGTCTGCAGCTCTTCAAAAATGCTTTCCTTATGAAGGTTTATATACCCGGATTTACCCTTTTCCTCATAGTCAACCAGGATATTATAGATATTTTCTGGCAAATGGGCATTTTCAAGCCGTGCCCGAACAGGGGGATCACTTAGTATGCCGGCTATCTTTGCCATAATCTGGAGATGAAGCGAAGTATCATCACTGGGGGTAATAAAGAGAAAAAATACC carries:
- a CDS encoding HAD-IC family P-type ATPase — its product is MQVRMVIVKKGLDWKAIDKKPCKVFFLFITPSDDTSLHLQIMAKIAGILSDPPVRARLENAHLPENIYNILVDYEEKGKSGYINLHKESIFEELQTSPQGLSEEEAQRRLKLYGHNILKKIKQVPVYIKFLKNLTSLFAILLWIGAGLCFIPAVAMPQLGWAIIGVILINAIFSFWQEFKAEKAIEALQRLLPLRSKVMRNGKETDVLSLELVPGDIILFEEGDAISVDARLIEAYEIRVNNSALTGESRPIYKMAEPLKDEKVFLWTELPNMIFAGTSVVSGSGKAIAIGTGMHTEIGKIARLTQSVEEELSPLQKEIHQMVNVISILAVSMGIVFFFLGKGIGGLSLVAAFTFTIGIIVANIPEGLLPTLSLALAMGVQRMAKRNVLIKQLSSVETLGCTDVICTDKTGTLTTNQISVCKIFINQKVINISGSSYQPKGEFFDDQEQRIEPLILSQDATCKIFFTSIVLCNNAQLISPTQEANSWRILGDPTEGSLIVLAQKAGLDIESLRQGYERISHLPFESNRKRMSTINQNKHGQRVAFTKGAPIETLSKCDSIFINGQKMGLTPELLQSIINQNDLFAKEGLRVLAVAFREDDELSALVNYTNEEVERSLTFLALVAMIDPPRPEVPAAIRQCHNAGINLIMITGDYGLTAKSIAYKIGMIDDLQKAVVVTGQEIDNMDDQKLKGLLKQPIIFARMSPDKKMRIVSYLKEEGHIVAVTGDGVNDAPALKKADIGVALGKHANDVAKEAANMIITDDNFASIVAAIEEGRAVYANIKRFITYVLASNIPEIIPFILFVMFKIPLPLTVMQILAIDLGTDIIPALGLGIESPEPGTMNRPPRSRNERLINTRMFLMAYGFLGMIEAGLCMLAYYFVYWTSGWKWGMPMASNGQVYIMATTMCLAGIVACQIGNVFCCRTHRESIFKVGLMSNKLVLLGILAEVIIILLFVYVPFFQHIFGTSAIGLKDWLLLSTFGPIILLSEEGRKFLVRRFGSNEISDVCG